The Halanaerobiales bacterium genome contains the following window.
TCATGAAAGACCCAGAGGAGCAACTGGTCAGGATATGGCTATGTCAACAATGGATTATGCAAGAGGTGTAGAAAAAGGGGGAGGAATTCCCGTAAATATTCCAGTTATTAATGAAGAAGATTATATAGATAAAATGGTAGAAAAGTGTGATGGTTTATTGTTTAGTGGAGGACCGGATATAAGTCCCTATCTTTATGGTGCTGGCCCTGACAGCCAATGTGGAAAAGTTATACCTGCTAGAGATGAGTTTGAATTAAAACTTCTAGAAAAGGCAATAGAAAAAGAAAAACCAGTGTTAGGAATTTGTAGAGGAGCTCAATTAATAAATGTAAGTTATAATGGTACTTTAAAACAACATATTGATGATCATCGTGATGGATTAAAACATCATGCTTTAATTAAGTTTCCAAGATGGTATAAAGCTCATGATGTAGAGATAAAAAAAGAATCACATATCTTTAAAGCATATAAAAAAGAAAAAATGAAAACTAATAGTTTACACCATCAGGCAATTAAGGAGGTGGGAGATGGTTTAACAGTAACTGCAAAAGCATCAGATGGTATTGTTGAAGGAGTTGAAGATAAAGACAAAGATTTTTTAGTAGGAGTACAATGGCATCCAGAAATGATGTATTTTAAACATGAAGAGCAGGTGGAAATATTTAAATATTTTATTGAAAATGTAAAATAGGTAAAATTAAAATAGGTACCCGGTATGGTACTCGGTACCATACCGGGTACCTCCCGATATATGTCGGGATATGTAAAAATTATACAAAATAA
Protein-coding sequences here:
- a CDS encoding gamma-glutamyl-gamma-aminobutyrate hydrolase family protein; this translates as HERPRGATGQDMAMSTMDYARGVEKGGGIPVNIPVINEEDYIDKMVEKCDGLLFSGGPDISPYLYGAGPDSQCGKVIPARDEFELKLLEKAIEKEKPVLGICRGAQLINVSYNGTLKQHIDDHRDGLKHHALIKFPRWYKAHDVEIKKESHIFKAYKKEKMKTNSLHHQAIKEVGDGLTVTAKASDGIVEGVEDKDKDFLVGVQWHPEMMYFKHEEQVEIFKYFIENVK